A genomic segment from Gossypium hirsutum isolate 1008001.06 chromosome D04, Gossypium_hirsutum_v2.1, whole genome shotgun sequence encodes:
- the LOC107886862 gene encoding uncharacterized protein At3g28850, whose protein sequence is MGCASSKQKRCRHCRAPYSPVPRSYSMHVHHPAQHTGDSYHVVALTSTTLGTLKLEDNHHSNGGTINVAAFENGSKINGDLKEVEEERKGLNMKVIEAKIWSKMLEDKIPKVVPKTPIRTPPGEPETINTWEMMAGLEDISPLRSPGHFRSFSFDVPKPKWLQIQDTDDNKADLGVTDFDPEIISSFRESLKKDKVVLYFTSLRGVRKTYEDCCEVRVILKGLGVRIDERDVSMHSGFKEELKELIGEGFKGGLPRVFVGEKYIGGAEEVRRMHEEGKLEKAVEGCEMVGDDGDGNGGGSGACEACGDIRFVPCETCSGSCKVYYEDDEREEQEQQEQQEEDDDENGGEKGEYGFQRCPDCNENGLIRCPICCY, encoded by the coding sequence ATGGGTTGTGCTAGTTCCAAGCAAAAACGATGCCGCCATTGCCGGGCTCCTTATTCGCCTGTTCCAAGAAGCTATTCGATGCATGTTCATCATCCGGCTCAGCACACAGGCGATAGCTACCATGTCGTAGCGTTAACATCCACAACATTAGGCACTCTCAAGCTAGAAGACAACCACCACAGCAATGGCGGCACCATCAACGTTGCAGCTTTTGAAAACGGCTCCAAAATCAATGGGGATTTGAAGGAAgttgaagaagagagaaaagggTTGAATATGAAAGTGATTGAAGCCAAAATATGGTCGAAAATGCTTGAAGATAAGATTCCAAAAGTTGTCCCCAAGACGCCTATTCGGACTCCTCCTGGAGAGCCTGAAACAATCAATACATGGGAAATGATGGCAGGGCTTGAAGATATTAGTCCCCTTCGATCTCCAGGTCATTTCAGGagtttttcttttgatgttccaAAGCCTAAGTGGCTTCAAATTCAAGACACTGATGATAATAAAGCTGATTTGGGGGTCACAGATTTCGACCCCGAAATCATTTCTAGCTTTAGGGAATCACTTAAAAAGGATAAGGTTGTTCTGTATTTTACAAGTTTAAGAGGTGTTCGAAAGACATACGAGGATTGTTGTGAAGTTAGAGTGATTTTGAAAGGCTTGGGAGTTCGTATCGATGAACGAGATGTTTCAATGCATTCAGGGTTCAAAGAGGAATTGAAAGAGCTAATAGGAGAAGGGTTTAAAGGTGGATTACCAAGGGTATTTGTGGGGGAAAAATACATCGGTGGAGCTGAAGAAGTAAGGCGAATGCATGAAGAAGGAAAGCTAGAGAAGGCTGTCGAAGGGTGTGAAATGGTGGGTGATGATGGTGATGGCAATGGGGGAGGTAGTGGAGCTTGTGAAGCTTGTGGGGATATCAGATTCGTGCCATGTGAGACTTGTTCAGGGAGTTGTAAAGTGTAttatgaagatgatgaaaggGAAGAACAAGAACAACAAGAACaacaagaagaagatgatgatgagaaTGGAGGTGAAAAGGGTGAGTATGGATTCCAAAGATGTCCTGATTGTAATGAAAATGGACTCATTCGATGTCCAATTTGCTGCTACTGA